The nucleotide sequence TTATTCtgttagatcacctttctttgtaacggGCATGGGTGTGGATTTCTTCCAGtagattggccaggtagctgcttTCCAAATTTCTTAACTAGGCATCTGTTTATTGAAACATGTCGATTAGcattcagtcaattcctggagccttgttttgtgaCCTAAACCTTCAGTACAATGTGGACTTCTTCCATCTCTGCCGTTGGCTTTTGATTCTATGTTACTTCCTTAAATGGTTGAACATTCACCAattctttaaacaaacaaacaaacggccAGTGAAAACCAGATGAATAGCAAGGTAAGGGTGACTGAGGTCATCTTAAAATTCTGACTACTACCAAGCTCAATACATACTTTCAATATCAAATGAAATGTGTTCAGAAGTGTATAAGCATAAAAActgtattccttttttaaaacattttattagggactcatacaactcttatcacaatccatacattcagcaactgtataaagcacatctgtacattctttgccctaatcactttcaaagcgtttgctctccacttaagcccttttcatcaagtcctcttttcccccctccctccccgctccccgccccatgagcccttgataatttataaattattattttgtcatatcttgccctgtcccacatctcccttcaccaccttttctgttgtccatccctcagggaggaggtcacatgtagatccttgtaatcggttccctctttccaactcaccctctaccctcccagtatcgcccctcacacccctggtcctgaaggtaaaaACTGTATTCAATCAtaagcttcccccaccccactcccacagtCATTTTGGGGAGAgcactttccactcccatagaaagttagtctcagaaacccacaggggaagttccatcttgtcctaaaaggtcactgtgagttggcatcgactcaatagcagtgagtttactgTCATTTTGGAGGACTTTTTAGGTTGCTTCCAAACGTGTTGGAGTCAGACATTTGAGGATGCTGTAGGAAAAGAATCCAATGAGACCTGTAGTGAGCCTAGGTTAGCTGAAGTCCGGACCTGGGAACAAGACCGGACCTGCAGCTGACTGGCTGAGTGACCTGAGACTATCTCTGGCACTCTCTGCAGCTCTGTTTTCTCCTCTTTAGTTGAGGAGATTGGAAAAGACAGAGACACAGGTCTGCCAGCTCCGTCTATAACTCATCAGACTGAATCACACAGATCAAATTAAAATGTAGCCAAATGACTCACAATACCCAAATTCATTAAAATAGTTCATCAAAGAATTTCATTATAGATGAAATTGCAATGATGTGATCTTAAGAGGAAAGCCAGCTTTGCTAGTGGATCCATTTGTATGTGGGCTAAATGTGCTTCTAAATATAAATAAAGGTATCTGCCTACATTTTAGATACTTTACAAACATCAGTGAATGGTATATTTACTCTTGAGATGACTAGTCAGTCCAGTTAGGGTCATAAGTGAATTTCCCTCTTATCTTTAAACTTTATAAACCACTGTCATATAATAAACTTAATGCATTCGATGGACAATAATTGAAAAACTATCAAAGGCAGTTCTGAAATGTTACGAATCAATTCACCGACGATGTGTACAGCATGTTGAGCTTCTTGGAACCTTTTTAAGGTTGCAAGTCATTCTTCAGTTTTTCTCAAATGAAGTGTCTTTGGCTAGAAGCAATATTCTGTTTTACCCAACAGAAACAAACTCTAATTTTAAACAGGTACTACTGAATCCCAGTGAAATAGGCTTCATGCAGATGTATTCGTAAAAAGATCCCTTTACTGACTGTGCACAGTGTATTAACAATTCACATTTCACTTTATCTACCGAGTGGAAGAGCTTTATTCTTCCATTAAAACATTAAGCCGTCCAGGGCAGCAGCAGGGAGGCAGACTCTCCCATCTACAGATGACACTGTCCAGTGAATTGTGAAGTGCCTTAACATTAACACAAAATAGGAAAAGAGGACAGATcaacttctccctccctccatcacccctcccttCTTATTTTATCaggattattttattattaaaaaattattttaggaaATGCCAACAGGTAAACCGTTCCCATATTCGTACTTCTACCAATCAGAAGAGAAGTGTCAACATTTATCTGACACCCACTGGGTTCACAACATCCTTCGGGCTATGTGCAAGTGGCCAAAGGAGTATGAGGTAGCCATGGCCGTTTCCTGAGGAAGATGCCTTATGGACAGACAGGGGAGCAATCACGAGGACACCGGTCCACCTTCAGCACCGTGCTGCTCAAGTTTCAGGAGCTCTTTTTCAAGTTTTGAGACGTTTACTCGATGCATCATCAGAAACTGGCCATTCAAATGGAAGACAGGGATGTCAAATTTATACCTCTCATACCAAGCAGAGTGTTGTGGGAGTGTGATGTCCACCTCCTGTAAAATAAACTGAAAGACACACGGAGACCCGGTATTTTAAAGAACATGCAGTAATTGTGGTGATACAGTGAGTGATCCTCAGGCTTTTCCTATTGCCGAGagcttttctttttgattttttcaGCTCCATAATGATGAAGTGCCCCTGGCTGCCACGGCCTGACTGGCTTCATGATATTCCTTAACTCTTAACTCTGTGGTGCTTTTCTCTTACCCTGGTTACATGGAACATCAGGGCGCTGCTCACTCCCCAGTGGAACAAAATGAGCACTCCAACAGGACAGAAGCCGTGGGGATGGAACAGGTGTGATGGCCTGCGGCACGAAAATACTTCTATGCGAGTTGCAAAGTGAGATAAAGGGGATGGAGACAAAAGTGCTTTAAAAGCCTGAATcctgtacctgctagttaactctGACTCATATTAAGAGTTGGAGTAAGAAAACCAGTCCTGCTCTGAGGAAAACACTTAGGGGTAATGAGTTTTATGGAAATCAGCACTAAAAATCTCTCTCTGAAGAATAGAAtgaaaatttaaatgaaaaatcaTTTAATCTCTTTTCCTAAAGAAAGGATCCAGGCAGATACTTTATACCACACACAATATCTATTCCATACACATAAAAGCCAACTGTATTATATTACCCTGTTATTATAAGGCTTGAGTACTTCTTTGGCTTCATCACAAAGGGGGCATGGATCctacaggaagaaaaaaaaaataaagctattAAACCCAAAGAATGATAtgaagcctaacaacaataataatggaAAAACCCAACACAAAGCAGATTGTACTTATTATAAAGAATAGTTGTCTATCAGGTCAATTATGCTGCTTTACTTCTGAAGCAAAACATTGTCACACAGAATCTTGTAAATAGCATATTTTTCATGGTGGATGGGCTCTCAGTGGTTTGGGGttgcttccccccccacccctgcacacaTTTACTTAATGTACATACATATACTTATAAATTCACAATACATTTAAGGTTTGCATTTGTTGCTAGCCTCATCTAATTATTATCTGGAATGATTACTCCTCACCAATTTATAGTCCTGGGGCCTTGCACCTTCCAGCCCTCTTGCACTAGGCCTGGATGACACCCACAGAGTGGCTTAAAGTCTATTCTGAAGGAGGTGGGGGTGaatgagccttgccaccccatttTCCTCAGTCCATGGGAATAAACAAACCCATTAGGAGGTGATTGCcccatcttttgttgttgttgttgtctcacATAATTAGGggctttattagggaagctaacaggatcAGAAACGCTCAGGACATAGTTCTTCAGTGTGGGCAGCTTCTTCCCCAGCCAtggcctctctctggtctttgacctctcagctacatggcctgttggcctctgccctgctcaagcAATGGTTAAGAAGCTCTTTTAGGGCTTCCAGTAAGGGTGCAAAGGGCACACCACTCCACCATAATTCTCAGTCCAAAGGCATTTAGGTCCGCCTTCATGAGTCAGCAAATATGGCTTCCTCAATTAAAtgctcagaggcaccccactAGTAAGTGAGTCTCTGGCAGAAGGAAACATTACTGCACAGAGATTGCCCCCATTTTGTCTATTTTCTCATTAAGAGTTTCAAGCACAGGGCTTCTGGAATAATTCTTCCCCTGAGGTGCAAGCAAGTATCAGTGTCCTCAGTTGCATTCCTAACTCCCTTGGGAGAAATTGGTCAAAAATACTGGGCATGACTGGCAGGTTTTAACAGGGTGTCAGACTTTGTTTCTGGGAATAAGGACTAGCTATAGGttctcttaaggagccctggttctACCATGGGCTATTAACTGGCAAGCTCAGCAGTCTgaagtcaccagcagctctgtggaagaaacatggggctctctactccttactcccacaaaaagttacagtcttggaaactcacgggagcagttctacccagtcctaagaggttgtgatgagttggcatcgattcaagggcagtgagttgtttgttttttcaatagaTTCTCTTGACAAGCTTAAAATAGACTCAGCATTACTGATTCAACATTAAATATAAAATCTTTTAACCATCTGTGATGGTAAACGATGAGCTGTGCGAGATAAGCGCATTCCTTCCCCTGTTTTAACTCACAACTTGCTTTGAAATAGGACTCAACTCATCAAGAGACCATTTTCCTTCAAAGGAAGTTGCCTTTCTGACTATAATTTTTCAGGTCAGAGAGTTTGGCTTATCATGTTATTAGCATTATTAATACATTGGGTATTAGAGatgctttatattattttaaaataatcatttaaccATATAAACACAGGATCTTAAAAGCAAAATAAGACATGTTATATTGCACAAGAACCAAATGTACCAAAGTTTAACTCATAAAAATTATGTACAAGAGTCTGACACAGTTGTGTTTTTCTAACCTAGGGTCTACAGAAGCCCATGCAAATGATCATGTGTGCACGAACCTCTATAGGGAATAGTTCATCAGATTTTAAAGGGCCAATAAGTGAAAAAGCAGAGCATCTAAACACCACACCAAAAGAGAAAAGAGCAAAACCAGGCTAATTCTAATCATGTAAACACATTTTATCTTTtgttttaataacattttaataACGCAAGGACATTAACTCGGATAAAGGGGAAAGAATATACAAAAAGGGAGCGGTGAGCGCTGAGCAATGAAGGCAAAGGAGGTCACTGTGAGGAGCACAGGGGTCAAAGCAACAAGGTCAATACTTTTACAGACGGAAGCCTGCAATGATCTACGAGTGGCGGCACAGAAAGACCGTCAAGCTGAACAGGTTTGGGGAGAAGAATGGGACTATtccttgaatgtgtgtgtgtgtgtgtgtgtgtgtttgtgtttgtgtgtgtgtgtgagagagacagagCAAATGTCTACATATGTATTTACCTCTGCTGCGAACACATCCACAAATGCAATAGAACAAAGGGGGATTATTTATGAAAATTTCTTAGCCATCACCAAACGCCTTGAGGGACTGAGTGACTGGTTCTCTAGGcccagcaccatagtctcatgggACACCAAAGTCAATTGACATAGCATAGTCTTCAAAGCCAATGTTCTAAATCCTATTTTGATGAGTAGCAACTAGGTTTTTAAAAGCCTCGTGAGCAACCACCAAAGGTGCAATTGTTGCTTTTCCCTGTCTGAAGAacactgaaggcacagggaagcaATTAGTCCAGCGGACTAAGGAACCATGTGCACATTGGCTTCCACGACTttgagaactagatggtacccactACCtattgctctgaaagggatcactttAGAAGGACCTGAGTCGAGCAGAAGACGACTATGGAACAAAACTCGAACTTATGAAAAAGCCCAGGTTTGCTGGTCAGTCAAAGCTCAGCAAACCCCTCTGCCCGCTAGCCTGTGGGCCTTAGCACCACCCTCATGCTGGGAGCTCAGTTCATCTTGACGGTGCCATTTTCAGTCAAAGGATGGACAGCTCTGTAAGGTAAACACAAACACTGAGCAGGGACGCATTCCATAGCCTAGCCAATCATTTGAGATAGAGAGGGCAGCCTCTACCCAAAGGCCAAGATCAGAAAgcaagcaggggggggggggggacagaagGAGCCAGGGGAATGAGAatcacagggaggaagggggacctGTGGTGTTACTTTGTGGGGCTGTAATCAATAATTACATGAAGCAGAAAGAGGACGCactgttgaatgcaaaaattatgTGCTCTGTACACTGCCCaatccacacacaaatacattttGAGCTTATTTAATGCAAGCTGTAATTCATATAAAAACCAACTAAtctggaaaacaaaaggatgagtataaggaagaaaaggggagcgggggcatggggcactaatccacccaaggggagggtactgtttatatctccacagggaaagtgggaccagacttcaacccagtgccgcaaggtgtgaatgcaatatcccggcgtggagtagggaaccagtggagaggtctgggaggctggccccagcaccataaatgaagtggattcctgcccctcccccgaaaagaatttgttccaaaggacgacattgactctgcagctccgggagatggatatatctgatcagagcacacgtgagcagatgaaggggcaggaggagagagtggagcacagcctggcccaccaggccgtgatgatgatgttcctgagtagagcagccagtccatagagagatcaacatggctggccccactatgagacatgatgccccacagtgactaagggcgatacaggggacggcactggagacacagtgtgggaattgcacctgacctgatcccaccacaccgaggcaaagcactgggggagtgcagtggaacagcaaggaaatggagtggcaaggtccccagggaatgctgaaagtggactttggggccagggcgtggtgccccaacagactggactggaaaacgctcctaagggccagcaaacaatccctgaactaactacaagcttttcttttgtgaagtgttttgttttgttctttgtcagtggtctgtttttaatgttttgttgtctggttgtatactgttgctttgttttcctctgtcttgtttttgtgcatgttagtgactccacaggtctgtctgaataggacaggctggatgaactctctggaggaaaaacaacgggaccgacagttccgggggggatttggggtgggggtggggtaagggggtaaggaagaggtgtcaacaaacacagggacaagggaagaacatgagacccaaaatggtagagatggggagtggcaggcctggtggggaacgatcaagggtaaggttgcgtagagaagaggtatagctgtagcccaggtggggaaggagcatggtagtagggcaggaggaaagtcaagggagatggaggaaaagagctaggagtcaaggggcatttatggaggtctagacaaagacatgtacatgcaaatatatataggaggatggggaaatagatctatgtgtctatattta is from Tenrec ecaudatus isolate mTenEca1 chromosome 2, mTenEca1.hap1, whole genome shotgun sequence and encodes:
- the C2H5orf63 gene encoding glutaredoxin-like protein C5orf63 homolog; this encodes MLWFRGNQVRLARYSFGFLLRNLSACKTDLPVLTLFTKDPCPLCDEAKEVLKPYNNRFILQEVDITLPQHSAWYERYKFDIPVFHLNGQFLMMHRVNVSKLEKELLKLEQHGAEGGPVSS